The sequence TTCACCTTtcatcatcaaaaaaaaaaaagtctcactGCAGTCTTCACTGAGGAAATTCTCATCTGCATTACGAGTAATTACAGAATCAAGGAAGTTTGCATGACTATTCTCTAGTTAGACTTCCTGCAGGGTCTGATTCATGTATAATTAAGTGggacaaatgttttaatttgagTCTATCTTAATGGGCTTCAAATCGGTATTTTACTAGTTGATCTGTATGAAAAGACTGGCTCCTATTCTGTCACTgttaagtatatatatatatatatatatatatatatatatatatatatatatatatataagaaaccACATTCTCAAATGCTATCCAAATATACCCTCCTATTACTGGCCTTCAACCCCCCTACACAGCCTTTCCTCCTTCCCTTTCTTCTGTCCTCGACTACTCCGACACTGATGAGAATTTCTAATACTGGCCAGCAGCTTGTAAGAACTTGCCCAGCAGCTTCTTAGAGGCTTCATGCCATAGATGAGTGTTTCTGTGATGTATTATGCGACGTGTATATCCATTTCATAGCAACAAGGGGGCTTAAAGGAAACAACATGCGGGGAAGGTATTGATGAACTTCGGCCGAAATACAAAGCACCAACCCGCCGTCGCTTGCGTATCACTCCTTTTTTAAGGAAAAGCCCGTCTGacaaagtgtaaaaacaaaccaaactgtTACTACACATACTGAGTGATTGCctgaagaggaaaaagagcaaaaaagacCCACCTTGTTATTTTGAAAGGTACCAATGGCTCTTGCCGCGCTGTCAGTGAGTTTTACATGAAAAACGGTTACGTTACCACCGGGGCTCAGTTTCCTGCTGGACAGTCCGTAACACTGGTTCTCCTTTAGCGCCGACATTGTGCCGCAAATTCCCCCCTGTCTGGCTTATTTCGAAACAAGTAAATTCggcataaataaacaaacattggCGAGACGGTCCAGAGAAAGAGCTCCAAGGCTCCGTGTTGTTGTCCCTCCACCGCGCGCTATTCTGGAGTAGATCGCATTACGTCATTACGCATGAACTCAGAGGTGGTTTTATTGGCCAAGGGACGTGATTACACCATGACGTAAGGCTTACGTAACCACTTCTACTTTTCTGTTTGCCCTCTCATAATGCTAATACTGTTTCTCTTGAAAGGGAAACGGGGGATTTACACCTTTGTATTAATGGGGCAGGTCGAGGTTTGTGGTGCAGAAGTCTACATGAAAagttgatgtttatttttatatctatCATTATTAAAACAGTATTAATTAACATTCCAGGAtatgtgtatgtttttaaacGTACtgtatttatgttgtttatttgaactttttttcagcttttttgttcCACAAGTCTCCTTCAGATTCAGCAAACCTAAGCCATGCAGCTATTTCTTTTTAGAGACAAAAATCCCTTCTCCTGGCTAACCCTccaaataatttatatttgtttttattttctaattgtacTGTTTTGAACTTTGACATTTAatatgctaactgaggcctgttGGATATGAAATGTAGCTCTTGggtattttgcagtttttttgaGCAATGCATGGTCTAACCTTTAGGTGAACTTGTTGAGATCTCCACTCCTAGGACGACTGCCAACTGTTTGGAATGGCTTCCACCTATTATCTTTTTCAGTGTAGAATGGTTAGTTGTTAGGAGATAGTCTAGGCAGCAACAATGGCTTCTCTAAAATAATTTCTTACATCTTTCTTCCTTACGGGGCTCACATTTGTTGATGATCAGTTTATCAAGTACATTTGATAAGCAGTACcttttgtaatgttttgtttttcactacATGGaatatctttatatatatatacaccaatTAATGTCACCATTAATTGCAGTTTAACTATAAGATGATATCTTTGCTGAGCCAGATTTCAATCTgtaatactttttcttttttttttaatttataggTAAATTGAACCATTAGTGAATGAGGCCTCTCTCATTTCCCCCTTTTTTAGGCTGATGAATCATGGACTCACATCTCATTCAGCTTTTTATAGATCTGCCACTTATTCCTGGAAAGATACTGTGAATCATTTCTTGAATTTTGCTTGAAATGCTCATAGGGGAGGACCTATCTAATGTTCTAACCTTTTTTGGACTCTGAAGTCTCTACTTACGATTGCCATGTGATTGAAGTGAAAAAAACTGCATGAAATGACTGATTTCTGCCCGTGCTGGTTGCTGATTTTGTTATCTTGGCTAATTGCTGTTGAGCTTCACACTGGGTGTTTTGAGTTTGctaaaatgcttttttgttCTCTGATAGAAACTCTAAGTCTGTCTGCTTCCCCTTCTCCCATTCAAGTCAATTGTGTTTATGTAATATAACAACCACTTAATGCTTTGTAGGGtacaaaggaaataaaaccagaaaaacacaacagacagcATAAGTGCAGAACAAATTTTCAAGCCAAAATGAGTTACAGTGAGTTATGTGTGTTGgtgcattttgtgtttcatcAGTTTCTCCCTGCCTGCGTTTGAACGCAGATGGTGGTCACAAGGCAGATGAGAGCTGTTCAAAGCTGACTCATATCAAAGGGCCTCTGGCTCTTTGTACTGCTGTGTTTGCAACTGGTGACATTTTGGGCTGAAAATCATTTTTGACTTTGAACACACACCCTGAGCCAAACTTTCCCTCAAGCCAGCAGGTAAGGAGAGGACAAATCAAGATGGAGTAGTCGTGGAATGAAACGCTAACTTCATGCTCTTCGGTCTGCTGCAGGACAGCTACACACGGATACGTCATACAAAAACcaaagtagatttttttaagagttgaggtaaattttaaaaattctctTTGCTGAAGGTGTGAATGAATTAATGCTGACTGTTTCATGTTCTGTACAGGAGGCTTCGATAAATAACCACTGAAAAAGGGCATCAAGGTGAGTGACATTTAATGTGTGCTTTAGATGTGTATTATTGTTACACCAATACTATAATTGATACAcgcatttatttttaaccatctAAAACCACATTAGCTATCAATAAGTATATTTCAAACTGACTTTTGACTTGGGCatctcatttttttatataatgtgtTTTCATTGATACTTGAGATGAAACTTAAAATAGCCAGCAGGCAGtaaaggtattttttttaagtaaatgatCAATTTAAGTGAAACTACATTATGACTATCCTTTATCCCCTATGAGATGGGGGATCCCCTGTCAGACTGCACTCCGCTCATCAGTGCAGCCTCCTCTGGTAAGCTCCGTCTTGTCCGCTTGCTGGTGGAAGGTGGGGCTGAGGTGAACGGCTGCAACCCCAGAGGAGAAACGGCCCTTTTGGCTGCCTGCAAGGGCTTGAGAAGTGAATCTGCTGGACCTGAGACTGTGAAACTCCTCACATACCTGCTGCAGAATAAGGTCAGACTATTGCAACAAATACTTCCCAATTCAGGTGGGAATGTCTGCACTTAAATATAACCTGCCTTACAATGAATGCAAGTTCAATAGTTTATTGATTTGGATGCATtctgtaatggaaaaaaaaaaaaatctgtgctaTCTTAAGAGAGGaatgtttttaatgcataatAAACAAGGTCCTCTTACCAAAAGGTTGTTGAATATTTTGGCACTTGGCAACAAAACACAGCACACTCTTAAGCATAAGTGCATTATGAAACAAACATAATCAGTGTAGCCTCTCTCAAGGGccagaacacaaacacaacctATCCAGAAGAGATTTTATTAAGATACCATGAAAAGAATTACACATATTCATGCTGAAGTTCAAATGTTTGATCACACATTTGAACCTCTTGACTCCTTATTCACACTTGGATTGTTGCTCATTTTCTGTCCAAATCTATCAATATCTTCTATAATGATCAGGCAGATCCTAATATTCAAGACCGAGCTGGTCGTACTGCTCTGATGTACACCTGCATGGAGCGAGCAGGGCTTCATGTAGCATCCATCCTCCTGGCTGCAGGAGCCGACCCGACCATGGAGGATTACTCTGGAGCCTCAGCTTTGCTCTACGCCATCAATGCACAGCACCACCCCACAGTTCAGGTAAGTCAGGATGTAAGGAAAGAAGCCTAATAGACTGGAATAGATACTGCTTATAGTTAGGATGATATCTGGATTTGTatgtaaaagaaatgtgtgcatttttatctttgtctgaaatgtggaaaaaaacaaaatctttctcAAACCTCATCATGAGAAGAGTCACACAAGTGTGTAATTTTCGAACATTTCTCTTGGCTATATCAGTTTGAGGCTTCCTTACAGCCTCCGCCAGAGTGGTCGAATGTGATTAATCCCTCACCAGCGCTCATCCATCGCAGGTATTAATGGATGCCTGCAAGGCCAGGGGTCGTGACATCATCATTATTGCCACAGAGATGAGTGCAAATGGAGGCCTAGTGACCAGGCGTTACCTGAATGTTCCCCCATCTCCAGACACCTCACCAGTGTCCTGCATGTCCCCATCTGATATTGTCCTTAAGACAGGCTCACCAAACTCACCTGAGGGAGAGAACATCTTCAATTTCAGAGGAGCAAGTGAGTAATGATTTCTTGActattgtttgcatttttttagtTCACTGATGTATACTTGATAAAGTCAGTTATAACAAATACCACGCCCAATTTTACTTGAATACTTCACATAATACCAGTCTATGAAATATGACTGTAAGCAAGTGCATCACCATGATGCAGATATCTGCGCCatcagtgtgtttgtgagcAGACACTGCAGCCCTCCTGCATATAGCAGATCAGTGTTTGACAACAGCAAAATCTTGTGattgaaattattcattttctaaTTCATTCCTGATCGAAACCACATGAATTCAGTCAGATTGTGTGCAAGatgatttacatatttacatatcacTATTTAGTTACTTATTGTGTGAAAAACTATATGTACCCCATGAGCCAATACCCTGCAGAGTCACTTTTAACTGCAAtaacaaagtattttctatATTATGTTATAAGTCTATCACATCTTTGGCCCACTCTTCTTTACAGGGTTTCTTTAGCTGAGAACATTTGATTATGCACAAATGTCTTGAGACCATAATGCAACTTTTCATTTGAGCAGAGGTTTGAATTTTGactggttctttttttttttttcagctattctgttgtagatttgctgctgtgtttgaggTCACTGCCCTGTTGCATGACCCAGTTTCTGTCAAGcttcagctgtcagacagatggcctcaaATTTGACTCGATAATAATTTTGTAGACAGAGAAGTTAAAAACTCTGTTAGCAAAATAAACCCTccttccaccaccatgcttgacaaCTGGTTTTTGCTGATacacaaccccaattccaaaaagtTAGAATcctgtgaaaatgtaaataaaacagaagttaatGATTTGTAAATCATCAAATGTTGAAATGCAACAAACCTggtcatgtttttctcttttacccAAAAATTCCAGGCTTGTTCAGTCATTTTCTAATCATACTgtaatgaaacataaaacatttaatatactAGCTCAGGAGTGTTCAGCTCCGGttctcaagggccacaatcctgcaggtttttgatgtgtccctgctccaaaaccacctgactcaaattaatgagtaattgtgcaaaacttaattggctgttggatccattatatttgagtcaggtatgttgaagcaggaaacattgaaaacctgcaggacagcggccttcgaggaccgactttggacattttccagtttttctgaACACTGACCTGTGGGTGAACTTGTTCAAATGTCCTTTCGGGAAAGATGGGCAAATATCTTGCTAACTgtcttgtgaataatctttcttacAGTAGAATGGTGGACTCTACATTATTTGGAAAGAAACATAATAACCATTCCCAGATTGATGGACAGCAAAATCCATTTAAGATGTCTTTCCTTCTTGGCATAGTGTTAACTCAAAGTTAAATGTTGAAGAGCAACAGAATGCAAAATCCCCATTGGAGGGAAAAATGAATGTGTTTCCTCGTAGAGATAGCATTATTTAGTTTAGCCTGACTCTGGGCCACATGTGGGATTTTGACCCATAAACTGTCTCATTAACTTCTATTAGGCAAACATGGAAGTAGCATCAACAGGAGCAGAAGCGACAGCAGACATCCCTCCAGTAAGCTGAGTCCACTGAGCCACTGTAGCATTTCAGCTCCCAGAAAGAGGGTATCATCTGAACCGTGGCTAGCCATTCACAACCTGGCCTGCCTGAACAGAGCTTATGAGGAAGGCATGAGGGAGAGGAGCCTGAAGGAAGAGGGAGACTGGCAGGATTTGAGCAAGGAGGCAGGAGGAAAAGAGAATGAAGGTGAGGAGCTACATTTTCAGCAGTCCAAGGATGAGGAGAGCAAGGAAGGCATGGCTCAAAGGAGGGATAATATGTATGGAGGAGAGAATTACAGCAGCTCCAGCAAGGATTTCTCTTTGAGGGTTTCTCAGTTGGTTCCCTTGATTACCGAGATGAGCTCCTCTCGTGCAAAGCAGAGCTCTGCTGTCCATAAGACGACTCTGACAACAGGAGGGTCAACAATAGAGATGAAGCTTCCAGTATGTCCGTCCCCTTACATGCAGCTCCGCAGGAACACCCTCCCCTCTGTCACAGTGGTCCCACCTCTCCCTCCCTTAGTGAACCGATCAGACTCTCACCTTCAGGCATCAACTGCTGCACCTTCCAAATGCAGGGCCACTGCGATTCTGCCTCATCCACCCAGCTCTTCTCCCCCGTCCTCTTCCTCGAAAGCATCAGTGAGACTCACATTACTCCCTCCACTAGCCCTCACCTCCTCTACCTCTTCCCTGGTTGCGCCTGCTGCTTACAGCGAGAGAAGCAGGAGGTCTTTGCGTCGGCACTCTGCACAACTTGAAGAAATCAGAGGCTTGCACAAGAACCACGAAGACTTCTGAGAATTTATTCTGCCTGAAGCAAAATCATTAcactgtcttttgtttttttatttttattcaaatttcaaGCAGGAGTCTGACTTCTAGGCTACATTGAGGTTTGTTTGGGTATTTGGTTGAATCTGCTCAATTTAAAGCTCAACTCTGCTAACCTATTAAATTCTTTACTTAaagtctgcagaaaaaaaagtgactgtTCATGGCAAAAGGAGTgaagtcattttatttgtttttaatatgtatcTACAACAAGGGGGACACAGGCAAAAAACGACTGACAAATtgatgaaaattaaaacaaaaaataataaaatacattaattatCAATGCAGATTTCCCACCTTTTTTTCCAAtaagcaacttttttttgtctaaagAAACTTTACAAGATAAAGGAACATACGAAGGAACCTCTTATTTTTACTACACAAGACATTTAGGATCTGGAACTACCCTAACATGAGATACAAAGCAACTCCCCAAGGACAGACTGCCTCATATTCAATACTGCTTTGTCATCAAGAGGAAAAATGAGGAACCGAACAGAAAAATCTTTACTTTCAACCCCCCAAAGTCCTCTTAACCCTCCCTACCCCTGAATGTTACAGTATTATACATCAGCACGatagaaatacagaaatgatCAACGCTGTGACGGCTTTACTTacaggacagaaagagagaagtTGGACTGCATTTTATACAACAGGATTACAGAGTACATGTTCCTGCGCTCTCTCCACCTCTTCTCAGCAACAAATTTCTCccattatttttattccttttatttaaCATCTCGTGCCcaattttaaataagtttttaaaaaatccttcaTAGTAAAGCATGTACTCTGGTCCCCAGTGAGCCAGTGTCCTGTGTGCTCTGCTTTCCGTTTCAGTTGTGTCAAAAGAAGCTGAACTGCAAATTCTGTCAGAAATggcaaaaatattttcattttgtaatttttttttctgtcctttcaaAAGTTTCCAAAAAGAGGAGGGAGAACTGTGTTTAATATTAAGATGAGTTTTCAGGGAAATGTGTGCGCATCAACTTTATCCCACATTCATCTGCAAAGGATTTCCTCCCTTGTCACAACTCGGATGAAGTGTAAAGCCTCACGTCTGTCTGTGATGAAGTGAAATAGCATATTTGTCTATAGCAGCTCCAGTTTCTCGTCATTCATATTATTTCCGAGTAGAAGACACGCCATCTCTGAACAATTACACACAGTTGCCCATATCAGCATGTTTCTGATCAACTgttgagttgtgatttgaaatATCAAAACATGTCAATGATATCAAAATgcattttacagtatttacaaaaaaaaaaaagaaagaaattaaacccAAAATGGAGAGTTgtacaaaaaattaaattagaggAGGGGTCGGTGTGTGACTgaatgtctgtgtgtgaatgctgtccGAATGGAGATTAGAGTAAATTTAGGAGGATAGAGGAAGAATCCCAACTAATACAGACCACAGAGCAATGCCTCGCTTCTTCTCCACCTGCTATTCTCTAACATGTAAACACTGAGGATCCAATCAGAAAATAGCTGGAAGTTCTTTcaccactttaaaaaaaaataaaaaaataaaaaggatcaCTGTGAAAGGCAAAAGTCTGCAAGCTAAACcgacagatgtggaaaaataaacttacaTCACAGTGTGATGGGAATTTATCTGCAAATAGAAAAACAACTGTTCACTACATGTCAGCAGACAGTAACACGTGGAGTAAAGAGTAACCTAACTTCAGCAACTTTGGGACTCAAATGGAGTGATTTGATAATGCCTGACGGAGATGACAAGACGCTGGGGCATGGATCTGTATATTTACACAGTTGCTACTAGTTCTGCAGTTGATATAAACCAGGGATaacacattaaaattaaaaaagtaacaaTGAttcataaacaaatgaaaataacataaataaatagagcTGTGCATTTCACTGCAAGGAAGCTACTAAAGCAGGAGATGCTTCTGCTGGTGAACAGGAAGTTTTAAAATTTAGaccttttaaaatgctttttttaaattttttttttttttttaagtaatcaGTACCATGTTGGATGAAATCTTACCTGCAGGGGGCAGTGGGTGCCAACACAAAGCCACATGTTATGCAGCAAGTTATGTCTGACTTGTGTGCACATATGCTGTCTTCATTATAATAATGTGCCCgtaaaaacagaaattacaaCCTAATCTGAAACTGGTCATACCAATATCATTAACaacaataatacaataataaaaatagcaatGATACAatacatacacaaaaaaaaaaagaaaaaaaaaaaaaggaaaaacatgttcaCTGGTCATCACAACACCTCTGTTACAAATGTACACACATGGAAAACAATGTGGGGAGACAGAGGAGACTTTTCATCCGACCCACCAACGAATCCATCAggatcagcaaaaaaaaaaaagatgattttaaaaaagaaaaatccaaagtTGTGTTTGAGAAGCTTCCAGGCATCTGCGTCCATGAGGGAGGGCTATTTAATCCAGtctcctctctccctctttctctctgtatgTCCTCCTTCGCCCGCTCATTGTCTAGATCctgacaggaagccagagaGGCTGGGGCCGGAGTCAGAGAGGAGGCTCTTCCTGTTGCTCTGTGACTGCTTCCTATTCACACCTGCAGCCATTTTGCATGCTCCAGGAGGGCCCGTCTTAATCAGAGTCCCCGCATGCTCGAGGGGGGTCCCAGAAGGCTGCGTGGCCGTTGAGTTCCCGATtgagaggaggaaaagagggTGGCAGGTTGGGTGGAAGTGGGTCCCGTTAGGGAAGGGTGCAGagggtgtgtatatgtgtgtatgtgtgtgtgtaaagaagGGAGGTGGTCCAATCCGAGGTGAAGTAAGGattgaaataaagaataaaaaataaaaaaaccaaataaaaatcaGGTGCAGGGACacaaaaaaggaggaagaaacaaaaaaatacaaaaaaggggaaaaaataataaaatcacacaCTCATCGTCATG comes from Melanotaenia boesemani isolate fMelBoe1 chromosome 20, fMelBoe1.pri, whole genome shotgun sequence and encodes:
- the LOC121630749 gene encoding ankyrin repeat domain-containing protein 34B-like isoform X1 — translated: MHSTTPQFSAHPSQVLMDACKARGRDIIIIATEMSANGGLVTRRYLNVPPSPDTSPVSCMSPSDIVLKTGSPNSPEGENIFNFRGASKHGSSINRSRSDSRHPSSKLSPLSHCSISAPRKRVSSEPWLAIHNLACLNRAYEEGMRERSLKEEGDWQDLSKEAGGKENEGEELHFQQSKDEESKEGMAQRRDNMYGGENYSSSSKDFSLRVSQLVPLITEMSSSRAKQSSAVHKTTLTTGGSTIEMKLPVCPSPYMQLRRNTLPSVTVVPPLPPLVNRSDSHLQASTAAPSKCRATAILPHPPSSSPPSSSSKASVRLTLLPPLALTSSTSSLVAPAAYSERSRRSLRRHSAQLEEIRGLHKNHEDF
- the LOC121630749 gene encoding ankyrin repeat domain-containing protein 34B-like isoform X2 → MHSTTPQFSAHPSQVLMDACKARGRDIIIIATEMSANGGLVTRRYLNVPPSPDTSPVSCMSPSDIVLKTGSPNSPEGENIFNFRGASKHGSSINRSRSDSRHPSSKLSPLSHCSISAPRKRVSSEPWLAIHNLACLNRAYEEGMRERSLKEEGDWQDLSKELHFQQSKDEESKEGMAQRRDNMYGGENYSSSSKDFSLRVSQLVPLITEMSSSRAKQSSAVHKTTLTTGGSTIEMKLPVCPSPYMQLRRNTLPSVTVVPPLPPLVNRSDSHLQASTAAPSKCRATAILPHPPSSSPPSSSSKASVRLTLLPPLALTSSTSSLVAPAAYSERSRRSLRRHSAQLEEIRGLHKNHEDF
- the LOC121630749 gene encoding ankyrin repeat domain-containing protein 34B-like isoform X3, coding for MDACKARGRDIIIIATEMSANGGLVTRRYLNVPPSPDTSPVSCMSPSDIVLKTGSPNSPEGENIFNFRGASKHGSSINRSRSDSRHPSSKLSPLSHCSISAPRKRVSSEPWLAIHNLACLNRAYEEGMRERSLKEEGDWQDLSKEAGGKENEGEELHFQQSKDEESKEGMAQRRDNMYGGENYSSSSKDFSLRVSQLVPLITEMSSSRAKQSSAVHKTTLTTGGSTIEMKLPVCPSPYMQLRRNTLPSVTVVPPLPPLVNRSDSHLQASTAAPSKCRATAILPHPPSSSPPSSSSKASVRLTLLPPLALTSSTSSLVAPAAYSERSRRSLRRHSAQLEEIRGLHKNHEDF